In Microcaecilia unicolor chromosome 1, aMicUni1.1, whole genome shotgun sequence, the following are encoded in one genomic region:
- the LOC115459992 gene encoding phosphomannomutase 2-like produces the protein MESLMKESQCVFDKIKEQLGEDVVEKYDYMFAGNGLVAYKDGKFLSKQSIQAHVGEDIIQDLINYCLRYIAKMKLPKKRGTFIEFRNGMLNVSPIGRSCSQEERIEFYELDKKERIRETFVEHLRRDFAGKGLTFSIGGQISLDVFPEGWDKRYCLGILENDACKKIYFFGDKTLPGGNDYEIYEDPRTVGHSVTSPEETLRICKELFF, from the exons atggagtcgctgatGAAAGAAA GCCAGTGTGTCTTTGATAAGATTAAAGAACAGCTGGGAGAGGATGTGGTTGAAAAGTATGATTACATGTTTGCAGGAAATGGTCTTGTCGCGTACAAAGATGGAAAGTTCTTATCTAAGCAGAGCATTCAAGCCCATGTTGGGGAGGACATAATCCAAGATTTAATCAACTACTGTCTGAGATACATTGCCAAAATGAAGCTACCAAAGAAAAGAGGTACGTTTATTGAATTCCGTAATGGGATGTTAAATGTTTCTCCTATTGGAAGAAGCTGTAGCCAAGAGGAACGGATCGAGTTCTATGAACTGGATAAAAAGGAACGTATTAGAGAGACATTTGTAGAACACTTGCGGAGAGACTTTGCGGGAAAAGGACTCACATTTTCCATAGGAGGCCAGATAAGCTTAGATGTATTTCCAGAAGGCTGGGATAAGAGGTACTGTTTGGGAATCCTTGAAAATGATGCATGCAAGAAGATTTATTTCTTTGGAGACAAAACCCTGCCTGGCGGCAATGACTACGAAATTTATGAAGACCCTCGGACCGTGGGCCATTCAGTAACCTCACCAGAGGAGACTCTAAGAATCTGTAAAGAATTGTTTTTTTAG